One segment of Desulfosudis oleivorans Hxd3 DNA contains the following:
- a CDS encoding ABC transporter permease produces MESKLKPAWGFLPVAIFLVAWEVVARAGILPGRFFLPPFSEVMAEFYRLTVTGVLGKSFAASLGRVLIGFFAGSVAGIVVGTAMGWRRLIDKTLSPIISLFYPIPALGWIPLLMLWIGINEMLPITLIFICSFFPVLYNTVTGIKQVDADYILVARTLGASEGRILFAVVLPLALPNIFTGLRLEAGMAWRTVIAAEMVAIPTGIGALLMRAESLMRIDIIIVCLIVLAVMCLVFENLFAWLERRLTGGWKS; encoded by the coding sequence GTGGAGAGTAAACTCAAGCCTGCCTGGGGGTTTTTGCCGGTGGCGATTTTTCTGGTTGCCTGGGAAGTGGTGGCCAGGGCCGGCATATTGCCGGGCCGGTTTTTTCTGCCCCCCTTTTCCGAGGTGATGGCCGAGTTTTACCGCCTGACCGTTACCGGCGTGCTGGGCAAAAGCTTTGCCGCCAGCCTGGGCCGGGTGTTGATCGGATTTTTCGCCGGGTCCGTGGCCGGCATTGTGGTGGGTACGGCCATGGGATGGCGGCGCCTGATCGACAAAACCCTGTCTCCCATCATCAGCCTTTTTTATCCCATTCCGGCCCTGGGCTGGATTCCCCTTCTGATGCTGTGGATCGGCATCAACGAGATGCTGCCCATCACCCTGATTTTCATCTGCTCCTTTTTTCCTGTCCTCTACAACACGGTCACCGGCATCAAGCAGGTGGACGCCGACTACATTCTCGTGGCCCGGACCCTTGGGGCCTCCGAAGGCCGCATCCTTTTTGCCGTGGTGCTGCCCCTGGCCCTGCCCAACATCTTTACCGGCCTGCGCCTGGAGGCGGGCATGGCCTGGCGCACGGTGATCGCCGCCGAGATGGTGGCCATTCCCACGGGTATCGGGGCGCTGCTGATGCGGGCCGAAAGCCTGATGCGCATCGACATCATTATTGTGTGCCTCATCGTGCTGGCCGTCATGTGTCTTGTCTTTGAGAACCTGTTTGCCTGGCTGGAGCGGCGGTTGACCGGGGGGTGGAAATCATGA